One window of the Strix uralensis isolate ZFMK-TIS-50842 chromosome 3, bStrUra1, whole genome shotgun sequence genome contains the following:
- the FAM161A gene encoding protein FAM161A isoform X1, translated as MAACCRHPRTRASAAAQDGFDLDSNTDREQQTLSLNGDCDKHIDFSKMCNSNQEYYLKVEELKNAHLETMAKLESMYRNKLYLNGVQPLDKKNAASNRCCRPTWEKSSYQPLDLHKSFSDSDLSDPLGSSISDGSDRELVFEENGSETASSAFAKQRIEKMWDGFSVEDYISHTRHSIPSSPAFRRIRKKEKAWSPKVTVPKPFQMTIREARKKEQNVKSKSQIEMENNLLKKQLEEEAECQKKFRANPVPATVFLPLYREIVQQNEERRRSVKERSKLRLLASQKPFKFLEREKQRSEIRKRQLTDLSAPEKKTNLFKAKPVPKCVYSPAVNDKLKEEELYREIRIRMRAEELLRNSSLPNSRLALKDISKKKKHKGIEAKQTEHKPKIKSSVPDFERLHQKFQKRFMQQRQVKHLTVCEPFDLCTPCIPSNKEKILKDIQEDEEKLKETRWPYASPRRKPQIKHSSANSYLSGFGESKSPKITESTRRRRQAIRNSLEEKRKLEEQQKRNRTKQKQRTKKLQKIVTTRAEAIDPHQSLAQMSKSKLKTFRNYEKQRMQEYLQELQEMEERVNQRPLLFERVAQKNARVAAEKRYSNRLRALGICPEFVSKKGQTTKLLQGSSAEDFSNSTDARERVSKAKVKERESFEEAAGSSPWSEQSWEEEEEGEKRKGVKTSTQDGQSSELEDEEEARASPYAHQLCSAGSSPASDQHCEEEEEEEAKAGLMLGHSQEGEKDQSRPRSRSDQSPEREEEGQSDSEAEGAFRYEDEEYENDDSEEKPSEDEAD; from the exons atggccGCCTGCTGTCGCCATCCGCGCACCCGGGCGTCCGCCGCCGCGCAG GATGGTTTTGATTTGGATTCAAATACCGACAGAGAGCAGCAGACCCTTTCTCTAAATGGAGACTGTGACAAGCACATAGACTTTTCCAAAATGTGCAATTCCAATCAGGAATATTACTTGAAGGTAGAAGAGTTGAAGAATGCCCACTTGGAGACCATGGCAAAATTAGAAAGTATGTATCGGAATAAACTGTATTTAAACGGAGTACAACCCCTGGACAAGAAAAATGCTGCTTCTAACAGGTGTTGTAG gcCAACTTGGGAAAAGAGCTCGTATCAACCTCTCGATTTGCACAAATCCTTTTCAGACTCTGACTTAAGCGATCCCTTAGGCTCAAGCATATCTGATGGGTCTGACAGAGAATTAGTGTTTGAAGAAAACGGTAGTGAAACGGCATCATCTGCATTTGCTAAGCAACGGATTGAAAAAATGTGGGACGGGTTCTCTGTGGAAGACTACATCTCCCACACCAGACACAGCATACCAAGTtcaccagccttcagaaggataCGGAAGAAAGAGAAGGCATGGTCACCAAAAGTTACTGTGCCCAAGCCTTTCCAGATGACTATTAGAGAagctagaaaaaaagaacagaacgTCAAATCAAAGTCACAgattgaaatggaaaataatttattgaagAAGCAACTAGAGGAAGAAGCGGAGTGTCAGAAAAAATTCCGAGCCAATCCAGTGCCTGCTACCGTTTTCCTTCCACTCTATCGTGAAATTGTGCAACAAAACGAAGAACGCAGGAGGTCTGTGAAAGAGAGAAGCAAACTCAGGCTCTTGGCTTCTCAGAAGCCATTTAAATTCCTTGAACGAGAGAAGCAAAGGAGTGAAATTAGGAAAAGGCAATTAACAGACCTTTCCGcacctgaaaagaaaacaaacctgttCAAAGCAAAACCAGTTCCTAAATGTGTTTATAGTCCAGCAGTTAATGACAAGCTAAAGGAGGAAGAGCTCTACAGAGAAATCAGGATCAGAATGAGAGCTGAAGAGTTGCTGCGTAATTCATCTCTACCCAACAGTAGACTGGCTTTAAAAGAtatcagtaaaaaaaagaaacacaagggCATTGAAGCAAAGCAAACAGAACACAAACCCAAGATCAAATCAAGTGTTCCAGATTTTGAACGACTACACCAGAAATTTCAGAAACGGTTCATGCAACAAAGACAAGTGAAACACCTTACAGTCTGTGAACCTTTTGATCTTTGTACCCCATGTATTCCCTCAAACAAGGAGAAGATTTTGAAGGACAttcaagaagatgaagaaaagttGAAAGAAACACGCTGGCCATATGCCTCGCCAAGACGGAAACCTCAAATAAAACATTCAAGTGCAAATTCATATCTCTCGGGATTTGGAGAATCTAAATCGCCAAAAATCACAGAATCCACAAGACGACGGCGACAAGCCATAAG GAATTCActtgaggaaaagagaaagctggaagaacaacaaaaaaggaacagaacaaagcagaaacaaagaacGAAAAAACTCCAGAAAATTGTAACAACTCGGGCTGAGGCCATTGACCCACATCAGAGCCTAGCTCAGATGTCtaaatccaaattaaaaacattcag GAATTATGAGAAACAGAGAATGCAAGAATATTTGCAAGAGTTgcaagaaatggaagaaagagtAAATCAAAGGCCATTGCTCTTTGAAAGAGTCGCTCAG AAAAATGCCAGAGTAGctgcagaaaagcgttactctAACAGACTGAGAGCGCTGGGGATATGCCCAGAGTTTGTTTCAAAGAAAGGACAAACAACTAAATTGCTACAGGGCTCCAGTGCTGAAGATTTTAGTAACTCCACTGATGCCAGAGAAAG GGTCAGCAAGGCTAAAGTGAAAGAAAGGGAGTCCTTTGAGGaagcagctggcagcagtcctTGGTCTGAGCAgtcctgggaggaggaggaggagggagagaagagaaaaggtgTCAAAACCTCCACCCAGGATGGCCAGTCCAGTGAgctggaggatgaggaagaggcaAGAGCCAGCCCTTATGCTCATCAGCTTTGCTCTGCTGGGTCCAGCCCTGCCTCTGACCAGCActgtgaagaggaggaggaagaggaagcaaagGCAGGTCTGATGCTTGGCCATTCCCAGGAGGGGGAGAAGGATCAGTCAAGACCCAGGTCTCGGTCTGACCAGTCCCCTGAGCGTGAAGAGGAAGGTCAGTCTGACTCTGAAGCTGAGGGTGCCTTCAGATATGAGGATGAGGAATATGAAAATGATGATTCAGAAGAGAAACCCAGCGAGGATGAAGCTGACTGA
- the FAM161A gene encoding protein FAM161A isoform X2: MAACCRHPRTRASAAAQDGFDLDSNTDREQQTLSLNGDCDKHIDFSKMCNSNQEYYLKVEELKNAHLETMAKLESMYRNKLYLNGVQPLDKKNAASNRCCRPTWEKSSYQPLDLHKSFSDSDLSDPLGSSISDGSDRELVFEENGSETASSAFAKQRIEKMWDGFSVEDYISHTRHSIPSSPAFRRIRKKEKAWSPKVTVPKPFQMTIREARKKEQNVKSKSQIEMENNLLKKQLEEEAECQKKFRANPVPATVFLPLYREIVQQNEERRRSVKERSKLRLLASQKPFKFLEREKQRSEIRKRQLTDLSAPEKKTNLFKAKPVPKCVYSPAVNDKLKEEELYREIRIRMRAEELLRNSSLPNSRLALKDISKKKKHKGIEAKQTEHKPKIKSSVPDFERLHQKFQKRFMQQRQVKHLTVCEPFDLCTPCIPSNKEKILKDIQEDEEKLKETRWPYASPRRKPQIKHSSANSYLSGFGESKSPKITESTRRRRQAIRNYEKQRMQEYLQELQEMEERVNQRPLLFERVAQKNARVAAEKRYSNRLRALGICPEFVSKKGQTTKLLQGSSAEDFSNSTDARERVSKAKVKERESFEEAAGSSPWSEQSWEEEEEGEKRKGVKTSTQDGQSSELEDEEEARASPYAHQLCSAGSSPASDQHCEEEEEEEAKAGLMLGHSQEGEKDQSRPRSRSDQSPEREEEGQSDSEAEGAFRYEDEEYENDDSEEKPSEDEAD, translated from the exons atggccGCCTGCTGTCGCCATCCGCGCACCCGGGCGTCCGCCGCCGCGCAG GATGGTTTTGATTTGGATTCAAATACCGACAGAGAGCAGCAGACCCTTTCTCTAAATGGAGACTGTGACAAGCACATAGACTTTTCCAAAATGTGCAATTCCAATCAGGAATATTACTTGAAGGTAGAAGAGTTGAAGAATGCCCACTTGGAGACCATGGCAAAATTAGAAAGTATGTATCGGAATAAACTGTATTTAAACGGAGTACAACCCCTGGACAAGAAAAATGCTGCTTCTAACAGGTGTTGTAG gcCAACTTGGGAAAAGAGCTCGTATCAACCTCTCGATTTGCACAAATCCTTTTCAGACTCTGACTTAAGCGATCCCTTAGGCTCAAGCATATCTGATGGGTCTGACAGAGAATTAGTGTTTGAAGAAAACGGTAGTGAAACGGCATCATCTGCATTTGCTAAGCAACGGATTGAAAAAATGTGGGACGGGTTCTCTGTGGAAGACTACATCTCCCACACCAGACACAGCATACCAAGTtcaccagccttcagaaggataCGGAAGAAAGAGAAGGCATGGTCACCAAAAGTTACTGTGCCCAAGCCTTTCCAGATGACTATTAGAGAagctagaaaaaaagaacagaacgTCAAATCAAAGTCACAgattgaaatggaaaataatttattgaagAAGCAACTAGAGGAAGAAGCGGAGTGTCAGAAAAAATTCCGAGCCAATCCAGTGCCTGCTACCGTTTTCCTTCCACTCTATCGTGAAATTGTGCAACAAAACGAAGAACGCAGGAGGTCTGTGAAAGAGAGAAGCAAACTCAGGCTCTTGGCTTCTCAGAAGCCATTTAAATTCCTTGAACGAGAGAAGCAAAGGAGTGAAATTAGGAAAAGGCAATTAACAGACCTTTCCGcacctgaaaagaaaacaaacctgttCAAAGCAAAACCAGTTCCTAAATGTGTTTATAGTCCAGCAGTTAATGACAAGCTAAAGGAGGAAGAGCTCTACAGAGAAATCAGGATCAGAATGAGAGCTGAAGAGTTGCTGCGTAATTCATCTCTACCCAACAGTAGACTGGCTTTAAAAGAtatcagtaaaaaaaagaaacacaagggCATTGAAGCAAAGCAAACAGAACACAAACCCAAGATCAAATCAAGTGTTCCAGATTTTGAACGACTACACCAGAAATTTCAGAAACGGTTCATGCAACAAAGACAAGTGAAACACCTTACAGTCTGTGAACCTTTTGATCTTTGTACCCCATGTATTCCCTCAAACAAGGAGAAGATTTTGAAGGACAttcaagaagatgaagaaaagttGAAAGAAACACGCTGGCCATATGCCTCGCCAAGACGGAAACCTCAAATAAAACATTCAAGTGCAAATTCATATCTCTCGGGATTTGGAGAATCTAAATCGCCAAAAATCACAGAATCCACAAGACGACGGCGACAAGCCATAAG GAATTATGAGAAACAGAGAATGCAAGAATATTTGCAAGAGTTgcaagaaatggaagaaagagtAAATCAAAGGCCATTGCTCTTTGAAAGAGTCGCTCAG AAAAATGCCAGAGTAGctgcagaaaagcgttactctAACAGACTGAGAGCGCTGGGGATATGCCCAGAGTTTGTTTCAAAGAAAGGACAAACAACTAAATTGCTACAGGGCTCCAGTGCTGAAGATTTTAGTAACTCCACTGATGCCAGAGAAAG GGTCAGCAAGGCTAAAGTGAAAGAAAGGGAGTCCTTTGAGGaagcagctggcagcagtcctTGGTCTGAGCAgtcctgggaggaggaggaggagggagagaagagaaaaggtgTCAAAACCTCCACCCAGGATGGCCAGTCCAGTGAgctggaggatgaggaagaggcaAGAGCCAGCCCTTATGCTCATCAGCTTTGCTCTGCTGGGTCCAGCCCTGCCTCTGACCAGCActgtgaagaggaggaggaagaggaagcaaagGCAGGTCTGATGCTTGGCCATTCCCAGGAGGGGGAGAAGGATCAGTCAAGACCCAGGTCTCGGTCTGACCAGTCCCCTGAGCGTGAAGAGGAAGGTCAGTCTGACTCTGAAGCTGAGGGTGCCTTCAGATATGAGGATGAGGAATATGAAAATGATGATTCAGAAGAGAAACCCAGCGAGGATGAAGCTGACTGA